Proteins from a single region of Leptospira brenneri:
- a CDS encoding pyridoxal phosphate-dependent aminotransferase, with protein MDFANRMYGIDSSPIRKAFELARSIQNPINLSIGQPHFPCPPNIIEVMTQAARDGKTSYTLTGGIPELKSAMAEKYRTQNKITYAHEDRILATSGISSALFLLFNALVNEGDECLVISPYFLMYPAMLKFYGGKVVPLEESFKPEDLESLKSRKFKLIIFSNPSNPTGKVLSKEQLRALANLAETTGAYLISDEIYELFDYDKQFFSIGSEYEKTITLTGFSKTYNMTGLRLATILAEDKVIKALTTLQQYTVVCAPSITQWAGIEALKTDMSAYIQDYKEKRDFVYESLKDYYPIQKSGGAFYSFFQVPVTDDEFIQRAVKKDLILVPGFIFCDKKNFVRLSFATEWDTLKRGMKALQELSKES; from the coding sequence ATGGATTTCGCAAATAGAATGTATGGGATTGACTCCTCCCCCATCCGCAAGGCCTTTGAACTTGCACGGAGTATCCAAAATCCGATCAATTTGAGTATCGGCCAGCCGCACTTCCCTTGTCCACCTAACATCATAGAGGTTATGACACAAGCAGCCAGGGATGGCAAAACTTCTTACACTCTCACCGGTGGAATTCCTGAGCTAAAATCTGCCATGGCAGAAAAATACCGAACCCAAAATAAAATTACTTATGCTCATGAAGACAGGATCCTTGCCACTTCGGGAATCTCTTCTGCTTTGTTTTTATTATTCAATGCCCTAGTCAATGAAGGGGATGAATGTTTAGTGATCTCACCCTACTTTCTCATGTACCCTGCTATGTTAAAGTTTTATGGGGGAAAGGTGGTTCCTCTAGAGGAAAGTTTTAAACCAGAAGATTTAGAATCTTTAAAATCTAGAAAATTCAAACTCATCATTTTTTCCAATCCTTCCAATCCCACAGGTAAAGTTCTCTCAAAAGAACAACTAAGGGCTCTAGCGAACCTCGCAGAAACTACGGGAGCTTATCTGATCAGTGATGAAATTTACGAACTCTTTGATTACGATAAACAGTTTTTCTCCATTGGATCGGAGTATGAAAAAACAATTACACTCACTGGGTTTTCCAAAACCTACAATATGACAGGTCTTCGGCTTGCGACCATCCTTGCTGAGGACAAGGTCATCAAGGCCCTTACCACCTTACAACAGTATACTGTTGTTTGTGCTCCTTCCATCACCCAATGGGCCGGAATCGAAGCCTTAAAAACAGATATGAGTGCGTACATCCAAGATTATAAAGAAAAACGTGATTTTGTTTATGAATCTTTAAAAGACTACTATCCCATCCAAAAATCAGGGGGAGCCTTTTATTCCTTCTTCCAAGTTCCCGTCACTGATGATGAGTTCATCCAAAGGGCTGTGAAAAAGGATCTCATTTTGGTTCCTGGATTTATCTTCTGTGACAAAAAGAATTTTGTCAGACTTTCTTTTGCTACGGAATGGGACACTTTGAAACGAGGAATGAAAGCCTTACAGGAACTTTCGAAAGAAAGTTAA
- a CDS encoding riboflavin synthase: protein MFTGLIEAIGKVVTIEPIDSGIQFTVETEWEKPDLKLGDSIAINGACMTVTEFSELGNLFKFYASFKSLELTNLSRLGEGSSVNLERAMAMGQRFGGHMVQGHVDGMAKVISRKQIEKEVEEFWVEIPEELRRYFVKKGSVTLDGISLTVVDVKDGSIQLILIPETMEKTNAGTWKKDQRLNVEVDVLAKYIENYLSQRSGS, encoded by the coding sequence ATGTTTACTGGCCTTATTGAAGCTATCGGAAAGGTGGTCACTATTGAACCGATTGATTCGGGAATTCAATTTACCGTGGAAACGGAATGGGAAAAACCTGATTTAAAATTAGGGGATTCTATTGCCATCAACGGTGCTTGTATGACAGTCACTGAGTTCTCTGAGTTAGGGAATCTATTTAAATTTTATGCATCATTTAAATCATTGGAACTGACCAACTTATCTCGGTTAGGAGAAGGGTCTTCTGTCAATTTGGAAAGGGCTATGGCAATGGGACAACGTTTTGGAGGACATATGGTGCAAGGCCATGTGGACGGAATGGCCAAAGTGATTTCTCGAAAACAAATTGAAAAAGAAGTGGAAGAGTTCTGGGTGGAAATCCCAGAAGAACTTCGTCGTTATTTTGTAAAAAAAGGATCAGTGACTTTGGATGGGATCAGTCTCACTGTTGTGGACGTAAAGGATGGGAGTATCCAACTCATCCTCATCCCTGAAACCATGGAAAAAACCAATGCTGGAACCTGGAAAAAAGACCAGAGATTGAATGTCGAAGTGGATGTTTTGGCCAAATATATCGAAAACTATTTAAGCCAAAGATCAGGTTCTTAG
- a CDS encoding AAA family ATPase has product MEFVTIADVKVPVLPPTSKFPVFPSSLVETDSVKLTLQKILYPMLEGIPVLLVGDAGVGKNALIYYINALRKQPTLRFSFNEDTLPEDLIGSYRILLDGKGFTWSNGPLTNALSEGLSFVADEMNLCAPNIIKRFSSVYESNYLDLLEGSGERVNGKTGFWFIGTQNPSEGFEGRKPLPFDITKHFAVVYVDPYSPDEMFFILKKLYPMLSEEVLKQIIRISLESEARIKSGEIGKGDLEKYHFNLRTLQKYCNRLVLFGAKDKTVAAREALYLFEEPFRKKEDKAKQRELIESEFGGSVKLVPTKGYVQSSTIFWNDKEIKTWDEKKTISLLSTYPTPEPVLHFLDQVFTAIQAKENILIEYREDQDPQEFLPLFTELTGIELESVMLSKGMHTSDVVGALKPTEEGNIESVTWVDGPLTRSIRKGHIILISGLESAGAELVEKMNMLTDDARSLTLPPESGEYLPIQLTEKSIVFGMKSFRASKSVTTISRAFRNRFTPILFPELEDVKVLEEILEFYLPEGVLPRSLARFHLKAKELSEKRTIGSANLMPYRFGISNLLKWKNHIYRYNQTDVKDIAIRGGKIYYTNQIADPKERKELERILEGFLSGVEVVSTLFEEIEEKKKTFTVESGLNRKNWWDPELHKRDPLTGVAKKLNSGAETKRGIEINTPETGGSTKEGPDAWYGQDTQGNQGQGEPQGGGGAWGYRTEELYKQFLKKRRLLWDYSIMVGLEEFKSVFGKELEEVELSLEQLFDPEIDIHRMYKNEGSRVDARKYISYKSGRGDTKIFDKTTIEKNDEKLKGVEVTFLVSKCRRIFNFEYSIAMLSALLVSLHILNEHDIKTSVHTFCDIKNSKDTVDIYNLKSAEEDYTAEKEEEVFNALCKNWHGDSIPEYQVLSNAERYFSPDAQTKIIVILSDFRGQRAKTYIEDELSSFDTRRMKEAVLKNQDKNYVFLGVGLGSRYIAEHVFQDSLQITADNFYSMPNLIGAEIARLVQIHHSLRS; this is encoded by the coding sequence ATGGAATTTGTTACCATCGCTGATGTGAAAGTGCCGGTTCTCCCGCCCACGAGTAAGTTTCCCGTTTTCCCTTCTAGCCTTGTCGAAACCGACTCGGTAAAACTTACCTTACAAAAAATTCTATACCCCATGCTAGAAGGGATCCCTGTCCTTCTCGTAGGTGATGCCGGGGTCGGAAAAAACGCTCTTATTTATTATATCAATGCCCTTCGTAAACAACCTACCCTTCGGTTCAGTTTCAATGAAGACACCCTCCCCGAAGATCTGATTGGATCTTACCGAATCCTTCTGGATGGGAAAGGATTTACTTGGTCAAATGGTCCGCTCACCAATGCTCTCTCAGAGGGGCTTAGTTTTGTTGCCGATGAAATGAACCTTTGTGCTCCCAACATCATCAAACGATTTTCCTCTGTTTATGAATCGAACTACTTAGACCTATTGGAAGGAAGTGGGGAAAGGGTAAATGGCAAAACAGGATTTTGGTTTATTGGAACCCAAAACCCAAGTGAAGGTTTTGAAGGAAGAAAACCATTACCTTTTGATATTACAAAACACTTTGCTGTTGTTTATGTAGATCCGTATTCGCCGGACGAGATGTTTTTTATCTTAAAAAAACTCTATCCCATGCTTTCGGAAGAAGTTCTGAAACAAATCATTCGGATCAGTCTAGAGTCGGAAGCCCGGATTAAATCAGGAGAGATCGGAAAGGGTGATTTAGAAAAATACCACTTCAACTTAAGGACTTTGCAAAAGTATTGTAACCGTTTGGTTTTATTTGGTGCAAAGGACAAAACGGTTGCAGCACGAGAAGCTTTATACTTATTCGAAGAACCTTTCCGTAAAAAAGAAGACAAGGCCAAACAAAGAGAACTCATTGAATCCGAGTTTGGCGGTTCAGTCAAACTAGTTCCAACCAAAGGATATGTTCAAAGTTCTACTATTTTTTGGAACGATAAAGAAATCAAAACCTGGGATGAGAAAAAAACCATCTCACTTCTTTCGACTTACCCAACCCCAGAACCTGTTTTACATTTTCTCGACCAAGTTTTCACTGCCATCCAAGCCAAAGAAAATATTTTAATCGAATACCGAGAAGACCAAGACCCACAAGAATTTTTACCACTCTTTACAGAACTTACTGGGATTGAACTCGAATCGGTAATGTTATCCAAAGGAATGCATACTTCAGACGTTGTGGGAGCACTCAAACCTACAGAAGAAGGGAATATCGAAAGTGTGACTTGGGTAGACGGCCCCCTAACACGCTCGATTCGAAAAGGTCATATCATTCTGATTTCGGGTCTTGAGTCTGCGGGAGCAGAACTGGTTGAAAAGATGAATATGTTAACCGATGATGCAAGGTCTCTCACACTTCCTCCTGAATCGGGGGAATACCTTCCCATCCAACTTACAGAAAAATCCATTGTATTTGGAATGAAATCCTTTCGTGCTTCTAAATCGGTAACAACCATTTCGCGTGCTTTCCGAAACCGATTCACACCAATTCTTTTTCCTGAATTAGAAGATGTGAAAGTTTTAGAAGAAATTTTAGAATTTTATCTTCCTGAAGGTGTGCTTCCTCGGAGTCTTGCTCGGTTTCACCTCAAGGCCAAGGAACTTTCTGAAAAACGGACCATTGGTTCGGCGAACTTAATGCCTTACCGTTTTGGTATCTCCAACCTTTTAAAATGGAAAAACCATATTTACCGCTATAACCAAACGGATGTTAAAGACATTGCAATCCGTGGTGGAAAAATTTATTATACCAACCAAATTGCGGATCCCAAAGAAAGAAAGGAACTCGAACGCATTTTGGAAGGATTTCTTTCCGGTGTGGAAGTTGTCTCAACACTCTTCGAGGAAATCGAAGAGAAAAAAAAAACGTTTACCGTTGAGTCAGGACTAAATCGAAAAAATTGGTGGGATCCTGAACTTCATAAAAGGGATCCCCTAACAGGTGTTGCCAAAAAACTCAATTCTGGTGCGGAAACCAAACGTGGAATTGAGATCAACACTCCGGAAACCGGAGGAAGCACCAAAGAAGGACCTGACGCCTGGTATGGACAAGACACACAAGGGAACCAAGGCCAAGGCGAACCACAAGGTGGTGGTGGCGCTTGGGGTTACCGAACCGAAGAACTTTATAAACAATTCTTAAAAAAACGTCGTCTCCTTTGGGACTATTCCATTATGGTTGGCCTCGAAGAATTTAAATCCGTATTTGGAAAAGAACTCGAAGAGGTAGAACTAAGTTTAGAACAACTCTTTGATCCCGAAATCGACATCCATCGTATGTATAAAAACGAAGGATCGAGAGTGGATGCAAGGAAATACATCTCCTACAAAAGCGGACGGGGAGATACCAAAATCTTCGATAAAACGACGATCGAAAAAAATGATGAAAAACTAAAAGGTGTAGAAGTGACCTTTCTTGTATCGAAATGCCGAAGGATCTTTAACTTCGAGTATTCGATTGCGATGCTTTCGGCTCTTCTTGTGAGTTTACATATTCTAAATGAACACGATATCAAAACGAGTGTCCATACTTTCTGTGATATCAAAAACTCCAAAGACACGGTGGATATTTACAATCTAAAGTCAGCAGAAGAAGATTATACGGCAGAAAAAGAAGAAGAGGTGTTTAACGCTCTTTGTAAAAATTGGCATGGAGATAGCATTCCAGAATACCAAGTTCTTTCCAATGCAGAACGTTATTTTTCCCCCGATGCCCAAACCAAGATCATTGTCATCCTTTCCGACTTTCGGGGCCAAAGAGCCAAAACCTATATTGAGGATGAACTTTCTTCTTTTGACACTCGTCGGATGAAAGAAGCTGTACTAAAAAACCAGGACAAAAATTATGTATTTTTAGGGGTGGGACTTGGGTCTCGTTACATTGCGGAACATGTATTCCAGGACTCCCTCCAGATTACGGCCGATAACTTTTATTCGATGCCGAATCTCATTGGGGCGGAAATTGCAAGATTAGTGCAAATCCACCATTCCCTCAGGTCGTAA
- the pdxH gene encoding pyridoxamine 5'-phosphate oxidase: MNELQNMRRLYTRSILSEETAGSNPLELFQLWFSEAKEEGEQEPNAMSLATVDQSGQPSVRTVLLKGLIREEFQFFTNYDSDKGKDIAENPRVALNFFWPKLERQIRIEGQATRISKEESKAYFQVRPRESQIGALTSNQSSVVPSREFLEEKFASLTKEWEGKEIPMPENWGGYSVFPTKIEFWQGRVGRLHDRIQFERKDKTETWVRARLSP; this comes from the coding sequence TTGAATGAATTACAAAACATGCGAAGGCTTTACACACGTTCTATTCTATCAGAAGAGACAGCCGGATCCAATCCATTAGAACTATTCCAACTTTGGTTTTCCGAAGCAAAAGAGGAAGGAGAACAAGAGCCAAATGCAATGAGCCTTGCTACAGTGGATCAATCAGGACAACCTTCCGTTCGAACTGTTTTACTGAAAGGACTCATCCGTGAAGAATTCCAATTCTTTACCAATTATGATTCGGATAAAGGAAAAGATATTGCTGAGAACCCCCGTGTGGCTCTCAATTTCTTTTGGCCCAAACTGGAAAGGCAAATTCGAATAGAAGGTCAAGCGACCCGTATTTCCAAAGAAGAGTCGAAAGCCTATTTCCAAGTAAGACCTAGAGAATCACAAATTGGAGCACTAACATCAAATCAAAGTTCGGTGGTTCCTTCCAGAGAATTTTTAGAAGAAAAGTTTGCCTCTCTTACCAAAGAATGGGAAGGAAAAGAAATACCAATGCCAGAAAACTGGGGTGGGTATTCTGTATTCCCTACCAAAATTGAATTTTGGCAAGGAAGGGTGGGAAGACTTCATGATAGAATCCAGTTTGAAAGAAAAGATAAAACAGAAACTTGGGTTCGTGCAAGGCTTTCTCCATAA
- a CDS encoding prepilin peptidase: MNDSNWFFLWSLSVYGILFFFGASLASFYTTLAERILLYCYGKKRKEVHGFSRWKTIFSKPSHCPSCGHLVTKTNLMPIVGWYLTKGKCSHCKIELPKLYPLTEFLFGLMAIFIYFVSEDILGTITLLFFFGHLLISMMTDVAKFSLDYENLPFLVGFGFLSNYLLFGEFFTIETLWVYLGFFSFYLFIYLLFRGGTGLGDVIFSPVFATIAGNPFWILYFNSAYLLAVGFSFLLRKKGEPLKGKKIPMGLYFSLGLFLTYFAKLLVHYYNWEGFSIYGTIE; encoded by the coding sequence ATGAACGATTCGAATTGGTTTTTCCTTTGGAGTCTTTCTGTCTATGGGATCCTTTTTTTCTTTGGAGCTAGTCTCGCCAGTTTCTATACCACACTTGCAGAACGAATTTTACTTTATTGTTACGGCAAAAAAAGAAAGGAAGTTCATGGCTTTTCTCGTTGGAAAACTATTTTTTCCAAACCAAGTCACTGTCCGTCTTGCGGACATTTGGTAACAAAAACAAATCTTATGCCGATTGTTGGTTGGTATTTGACTAAAGGCAAATGTTCCCATTGTAAAATAGAACTCCCAAAACTCTACCCTCTCACAGAATTTCTTTTTGGTCTAATGGCCATCTTTATCTATTTTGTATCAGAAGATATTTTGGGGACCATCACCCTTCTTTTCTTTTTCGGGCATTTACTGATTTCTATGATGACCGACGTGGCTAAATTTTCTCTCGATTATGAAAATCTTCCTTTTCTCGTAGGATTTGGTTTTCTCTCCAACTATCTTCTGTTTGGTGAATTTTTCACAATAGAAACTCTATGGGTCTATTTAGGTTTTTTCAGTTTTTACCTTTTCATTTACCTTTTGTTTCGCGGGGGAACTGGCCTGGGAGATGTGATTTTTTCGCCCGTGTTTGCCACCATTGCGGGCAATCCTTTTTGGATTTTATATTTTAACTCGGCTTACCTACTCGCAGTGGGATTTAGTTTTCTCCTTCGCAAAAAAGGAGAACCCTTAAAAGGGAAAAAAATTCCTATGGGACTTTATTTTTCTCTCGGATTATTTCTAACCTACTTTGCCAAATTACTTGTCCATTACTACAACTGGGAGGGATTCTCTATTTATGGAACCATTGAATGA
- a CDS encoding bifunctional 3,4-dihydroxy-2-butanone-4-phosphate synthase/GTP cyclohydrolase II, whose product MIRPIEEAIEEIRQGKMIILVDSEDRENEGDLVCASQFADKDKINFMATHGRGLICVPMERERLQTLGLGKMVDDLSLGDKHGTAFTVSVDAKHGTSTGISAPDRAKTVEALLDPKTKSEDLIRPGHMFPLQAVTGGVLRRAGHTEAAVDLSKLAGLYPSGVICEIMNDDGSMARIPDLEKFAKTHGLNIYTIEDLIRYRRHKEKLIHLEVEASLPTEFGDFKIKAYSTQIDDKVHMALVKGEIDPEKPVLVRVHSECLTGDIFSSQRCDCGPQLHNALRMIEKEGNGVLLYMRQEGRGIGIINKLKAYSLQEGGLDTVEANEKLGFAPDLREYGIGAQILRDIGVKQMKLITNNPRKIVGLEGYNLHVTERVPIEIDPVEENSRYLQTKKTKLGHLLNLHG is encoded by the coding sequence ATGATACGTCCGATCGAAGAAGCAATCGAAGAAATCCGCCAAGGCAAAATGATCATCTTAGTCGACTCTGAAGACAGAGAAAACGAAGGAGATCTGGTCTGTGCTTCCCAATTTGCAGATAAAGACAAAATCAACTTTATGGCAACCCATGGTCGTGGTCTTATCTGTGTCCCCATGGAGAGGGAAAGACTCCAAACTTTGGGTCTTGGAAAGATGGTGGATGATCTTTCCTTAGGTGACAAACACGGAACCGCATTTACAGTATCAGTGGATGCGAAACATGGAACTTCCACGGGAATCTCCGCACCTGACAGAGCCAAAACTGTCGAAGCACTCCTAGACCCCAAAACCAAATCGGAAGATTTGATACGTCCAGGTCATATGTTTCCATTACAAGCCGTGACTGGTGGAGTTTTACGAAGGGCAGGGCATACGGAAGCGGCTGTCGACTTATCTAAATTAGCTGGTCTTTATCCAAGTGGTGTGATTTGCGAAATTATGAATGATGATGGGTCTATGGCAAGAATTCCTGATTTGGAAAAATTTGCAAAAACACATGGTCTTAATATTTACACCATTGAAGACTTAATTCGTTACCGAAGACACAAAGAGAAATTAATTCATTTAGAAGTGGAAGCAAGTCTTCCTACCGAATTTGGTGATTTTAAAATCAAAGCTTATTCCACACAGATTGACGACAAAGTTCACATGGCTTTGGTAAAGGGCGAAATTGATCCAGAGAAACCTGTCCTTGTTCGTGTTCATAGCGAATGTTTGACTGGCGATATCTTCTCTTCCCAACGTTGTGACTGCGGGCCGCAGCTCCACAATGCTCTTCGCATGATTGAAAAAGAAGGGAATGGAGTCCTACTCTATATGCGTCAAGAAGGACGTGGGATTGGAATCATCAACAAACTCAAAGCCTATTCCTTACAAGAGGGGGGGCTGGATACAGTAGAAGCCAATGAAAAATTGGGTTTTGCTCCTGATTTGAGAGAATATGGAATTGGTGCTCAGATTTTACGGGATATTGGAGTGAAACAAATGAAACTCATCACCAATAACCCTCGTAAGATTGTGGGACTCGAAGGATACAACTTGCACGTAACCGAACGAGTTCCTATTGAGATAGATCCTGTAGAAGAGAACTCGCGTTATTTACAAACTAAAAAAACAAAACTCGGACATTTGTTGAATCTACACGGTTAG
- a CDS encoding dihydrofolate reductase family protein, which produces MNAEKRKETYSLHSLLGFLAMGKTGANPPVSAVLTDTEGKVLSSAHTQTFGGNHAERELYSRYPKIPILDPKENSNLSSLGSQENTNSIEFEISNSEKQDQIPSDQTILSVSLEPCTHFGKTPPCRDLVIERKPKEVKLGWKDPNPLVVSGDWSSYTKSGISVALDPMLAKVSLPYLQGFLTRIQTGRPWVWIKSATSKEGNFASFDKKKERVSSQEVDLYLQLLRAKVDAVAVGPGTILSDCPSLNFRITEEMVLSHKPGIRITELEPFFEAGSGLFSSILQFAKDTNQIHNLEENLYQPYRVFCLDPKKLPSDVFFANQQALTEKYGEKKCVFFIISDEITEEDVELERLIRPLSRFEGVYLRRNEGWKFLEILGELGINTLLCESGNFFPEFLEDEISDTDRIIEIRNEDKSFPDGIPFVFQNELLISEYQVGTNRIFIRKPERST; this is translated from the coding sequence ATGAATGCAGAGAAACGGAAGGAAACTTATTCTCTGCATTCCTTACTTGGATTTTTGGCGATGGGAAAAACCGGAGCCAATCCACCTGTTTCTGCTGTTTTAACTGACACCGAGGGAAAAGTTCTCTCTAGCGCTCACACCCAAACCTTTGGTGGAAACCATGCAGAAAGAGAACTTTATTCCCGTTATCCAAAAATACCAATTTTAGACCCAAAAGAAAATTCAAATCTTTCCAGTTTGGGTTCCCAGGAAAATACAAACTCAATCGAGTTTGAAATTTCGAATTCAGAGAAACAGGATCAGATCCCTTCTGATCAAACCATCCTCTCCGTTAGTTTAGAACCTTGTACCCATTTCGGAAAAACACCACCTTGCCGTGATTTGGTGATCGAAAGAAAACCAAAAGAGGTAAAGTTAGGATGGAAAGATCCCAATCCTCTTGTGGTCTCGGGTGATTGGAGTTCGTATACAAAATCCGGAATCTCAGTGGCACTAGATCCGATGCTTGCAAAGGTTTCCCTTCCTTATTTACAGGGGTTTTTAACCAGAATCCAAACGGGGAGGCCATGGGTTTGGATCAAATCCGCGACATCAAAAGAGGGAAATTTTGCCTCTTTTGATAAAAAGAAAGAACGGGTGAGTTCACAGGAAGTGGATCTCTACTTACAGTTGTTACGCGCAAAAGTAGATGCTGTTGCCGTTGGCCCAGGAACCATTCTCTCTGACTGTCCATCACTTAACTTCCGAATTACAGAAGAGATGGTTCTCTCACATAAACCAGGAATTCGAATCACCGAACTAGAACCTTTTTTTGAAGCCGGCTCTGGACTTTTTTCTTCCATCTTACAATTTGCAAAAGATACAAACCAAATCCATAACTTAGAAGAAAACCTCTACCAACCGTATCGTGTTTTTTGTTTGGACCCTAAAAAACTTCCATCGGATGTTTTTTTTGCAAACCAACAGGCACTTACAGAAAAATATGGCGAAAAAAAATGTGTTTTTTTTATCATTTCAGATGAGATTACAGAAGAAGACGTAGAACTAGAACGGTTGATAAGACCTCTATCTCGGTTTGAAGGAGTTTATTTACGTCGAAATGAAGGTTGGAAATTTCTCGAAATTTTGGGTGAACTTGGCATTAATACTTTGTTATGTGAATCTGGAAATTTTTTCCCTGAATTTTTAGAAGATGAGATCTCAGATACGGATAGAATCATTGAAATCCGAAACGAAGATAAATCTTTTCCTGATGGAATTCCTTTTGTTTTCCAAAATGAACTTTTGATTTCGGAATACCAAGTTGGAACGAACCGTATTTTTATTAGAAAACCAGAGAGGAGCACCTAG
- a CDS encoding STAS domain-containing protein: MELKLNTTGKIKTIEIAGKFDIESTEEFESIFAKLIEPHPSIVSIEMSRLDYIDSSGIGSLIKSLNSLKNKKGKLVLVGMKPMIQNVFKLAKLDMFFEIMNANDFQTKYVADDNDSDIDNLLKRN; the protein is encoded by the coding sequence GTGGAACTGAAACTGAACACAACGGGAAAGATCAAAACCATCGAAATCGCGGGTAAATTTGACATCGAATCCACGGAGGAATTCGAATCTATCTTTGCAAAACTCATTGAACCACATCCGAGCATCGTTTCCATTGAAATGAGTCGCCTGGATTATATAGATTCCTCAGGCATTGGTTCTCTCATCAAAAGCCTTAACTCTCTCAAAAACAAAAAAGGAAAACTAGTCCTTGTGGGGATGAAACCCATGATCCAAAATGTATTTAAATTAGCAAAACTAGATATGTTTTTTGAAATTATGAATGCTAACGATTTCCAAACAAAGTACGTAGCAGATGATAATGATTCTGATATCGACAATCTACTAAAAAGAAACTAA